The Virgibacillus sp. SK37 region TTGAAATGTTTAATAATTTGGGAGTGGAATTAGAGAAGGATTTGCCAGATATTCAAAAGTTTGAGAACTACATATTTGAAATGGAAAAACAATTGCCAAAGTCCTACGAGCTTATTCAGGATTCCCTAGGTGATGCAAAAAAAGCGCAAACTGTTATAGACAATGCACAAAATAAACTTCCACAGGCAAAGGACGTTACGAACCAAGGTCTCCAAACTATTGATGATACTACTGCCATCCTCTCAGAAGGAGAGAGAAAGCTTAATGAGATGGCACCCAAAATAAAGCAAGACTTAAAGAAGGCTCAACAAGTAGCAAGTGATGTTAATAATTTTCTTTCAGATGTGGATAACGTGGAGGTTGATTTCTCTAAACAAGAAGAATTAAATAAACTGTTGGATGAACGTGTAGACGAGGCGATAGGCAGTCTGGGAACAGTGGAAGAAGCGCTAAAACAACTGAAACAATTAAATAATGATGAACAAAATAATGGGAATCAAGAGGAAGAACAACCTTCTGAAGCCGAGAACCCTAGCGGAAAAGAAGAGCAACAGGAAATAATCGATAGAGCAATAACCAATGTAAGTACATTAAAAGATGCTCTTAAAGAAGTACAGGGCAATGCTCAAGAAATTTCCAACTTTGCAAATGAGAAAAAAGATCAAGTGAATAGCATTTTTAAAGATTTACAGGAGTTATCTGCAAATACAAATAACCGAATTGGAGACTTTCTGACGGAATATGAGGAAGAAATAGAACCTACAGTTCGGAAACAAATTAGCTCTGCTAAAGAAACATTAAAAAATGGTCGAGCAATACTTGTAGATATTAAGAAGACAATTCCGGAAGTTGAAAGAATTTTAAACAGCACAGAAGCAAATCTTTCTGACGGAAAAGATATGTTGGAATACATGGAAGGCCAATATCCTTATGTAAATGATAAAATAAATGAACTGGCGGATAAAATTCGTAATATACAAGGAGAAACAGATATTAACGAAATAATACAGTTACTGCAAAACGATCCGAAAGCCGAGAAAGGATTTTTTGCTGAGCCAGTAAAATTAAATAAAAATGAGTTATTCCCCATCCCAAACTATGGATCAGGTATGACTCCTTTCTATACGGTGCTTGCTATTTGGGTGGGAGCATTACTGCTAATTTCTTTATTAGCCACGGATGTACATGATATAAATTCCTATACAGCAAGAGAAAGATATTATGGTAAATTATTCACTTTCTTCTCAATTGGTATATTACAAACTCTGATTGTTACAAGTGGAGATATTTTGCTATTGGATGCATATGTAGCTGAACCGGGCTGGTTTATTCTTTTCGGTCTAATCATTAGCCTGGTATTTATGTCGATTGTATATACAGTAGTTACTGTGTTTGGTGATGTTGGAAAAGCGATGGCGATTATAATGCTGGTACTACAAATCGCTGGTGCAGGCGGGACTTATCCTGTGGTATTACTACCAAGCTTCTTCCAGAAAATTAATCCTTTCCTTCCTTTCACTTATGCTATTGACTTAATGAGAGAGGCAGTTGGTGGTATTGTCTGGGATCGAGCAATACATGACTTGTTATTTCTTCTCTTGTTTGGTTTGGCGTTCTTGATTTTAGGTACACTTTTCAAAGAAAGAATTAACAGGCAAACACATAAGTTAATGGAGAAATCAAAAAAAGCAGGTTTGTTTCATTAAAGATCTATCTAAAGGGAAACCAACGAAGATTAACTTTTGAGCTTCCCTTTAGTTAGTGGTTTATATAATTAAAGAAATTAGTTAAAGTAAGTTACAGAGGGTATATCTTTTTTGCCAGAGTATTAAGATAAATTATGGTAAAATAGGGTATAGGTAATGAAGGAGTGATACTTTGCAAATTAATGAGCAGGCTAGAAATGAATTACTTTCAGAAGTGAATGGACTGACAGCAGAGCATTTGAATCAGAAACCTTCAGAAAATGAATGGTCTATTAAGGAGATACTCGAACATCTTTATTTAATGGAAGGCGCCATTACTGAATCAATTCAGAAACAGTTGGCCTCCCCAGAAATAAATGTGGTGAAGGAAAAACCAATAGAGCTTACGGTTAATCGTGATACAAAGGTGGATGCTCCATC contains the following coding sequences:
- a CDS encoding DinB family protein translates to MQINEQARNELLSEVNGLTAEHLNQKPSENEWSIKEILEHLYLMEGAITESIQKQLASPEINVVKEKPIELTVNRDTKVDAPSFAVPSEDYATLEELKGKLAYTHENLEKLVENEDKMAMKNKAFPHPVFGDMSLDQWIPFIAYHEMRHTDQIKEVKKKLGI
- a CDS encoding YhgE/Pip domain-containing protein, which encodes MKNSWKIYSRDMRNISKNWVAAILIGGLIVLPSLYAWFNIKASWDPYGQTDQIPIGIVNEDIGAEVEGENIDVGKELVKTLKKNKSMDWQFTTRDKAMDKVEYGDYYAVIVIPKDFSEKLTSVVSGKPRKSEMEYYVNEKINAIAPKITDKGASVIVNEISSKFISTVNGVIFEMFNNLGVELEKDLPDIQKFENYIFEMEKQLPKSYELIQDSLGDAKKAQTVIDNAQNKLPQAKDVTNQGLQTIDDTTAILSEGERKLNEMAPKIKQDLKKAQQVASDVNNFLSDVDNVEVDFSKQEELNKLLDERVDEAIGSLGTVEEALKQLKQLNNDEQNNGNQEEEQPSEAENPSGKEEQQEIIDRAITNVSTLKDALKEVQGNAQEISNFANEKKDQVNSIFKDLQELSANTNNRIGDFLTEYEEEIEPTVRKQISSAKETLKNGRAILVDIKKTIPEVERILNSTEANLSDGKDMLEYMEGQYPYVNDKINELADKIRNIQGETDINEIIQLLQNDPKAEKGFFAEPVKLNKNELFPIPNYGSGMTPFYTVLAIWVGALLLISLLATDVHDINSYTARERYYGKLFTFFSIGILQTLIVTSGDILLLDAYVAEPGWFILFGLIISLVFMSIVYTVVTVFGDVGKAMAIIMLVLQIAGAGGTYPVVLLPSFFQKINPFLPFTYAIDLMREAVGGIVWDRAIHDLLFLLLFGLAFLILGTLFKERINRQTHKLMEKSKKAGLFH